In the genome of Photobacterium sp. TLY01, one region contains:
- the pmbA gene encoding metalloprotease PmbA has translation MDVKQQVAQQRSELEQAVARALELAGQQADAAEVAINKSTGISVSTHLCEVENVEFNSDGAMGITVYRGQRKGSASTSDLSEAAIAQTVAAALEIARHTSEDPFGGPGPAELMAKHIPDLDLFHPDEPEPDHAASIAIAAEQAALDADSRIKQSDGASYDSHYGIRVYGNTHGMLASYPSSRHSISCCVIAEGKNGDMERDYSYTVARRTSDLWTPEKVGRLAAERTVSRIDPQKLSTRNTPVMFASDIATGLFGHLVMGISGSNLYRKSTFLLDMLDEQIFPSWLNISERPHLLRGLASTPFDSEGLATHDREIIQDGVLQTYLMTSYAARKLGRQPTGHAGGIHNWQVSSTGEDFQAMLRKLDTGFLVTELMGQGVNIVTGDYSRGAAGFWVENGVIQYPVSEVTIAGNLKDMMANIVAVGTDTETRSQIQTGSILLESMKIAGE, from the coding sequence ATGGACGTGAAACAACAAGTCGCCCAGCAGCGTAGCGAGCTGGAACAGGCGGTCGCCCGTGCACTTGAGCTTGCGGGTCAGCAGGCCGATGCCGCTGAAGTGGCGATTAACAAATCCACAGGGATCAGTGTCTCAACTCATTTGTGTGAAGTGGAGAATGTTGAATTTAACAGCGATGGTGCGATGGGCATTACCGTCTACCGTGGCCAGCGCAAGGGCAGCGCATCCACCTCAGATTTGAGTGAAGCGGCAATTGCACAAACCGTGGCTGCGGCACTGGAGATTGCGCGTCATACCTCAGAAGATCCTTTCGGGGGGCCGGGACCGGCTGAGCTGATGGCTAAACATATCCCGGATCTGGATCTGTTTCACCCGGATGAACCTGAGCCGGATCATGCTGCCTCAATCGCGATTGCCGCCGAGCAGGCCGCGCTGGATGCTGACAGCCGCATTAAGCAAAGTGATGGCGCCAGTTACGACAGTCACTACGGTATCCGGGTATATGGTAATACGCACGGTATGCTGGCCAGCTACCCGAGCAGCCGCCACAGTATCAGTTGTTGCGTGATTGCCGAAGGCAAAAATGGCGACATGGAGCGCGATTACAGCTATACGGTTGCCCGCCGTACCAGCGATTTGTGGACACCGGAGAAAGTCGGCCGGCTGGCAGCCGAACGTACCGTCAGCCGGATTGATCCGCAGAAACTGTCGACCCGGAACACACCTGTGATGTTTGCTTCGGACATCGCGACCGGCTTGTTCGGTCACCTGGTGATGGGGATTAGCGGGTCGAATTTATACCGTAAGTCAACGTTCCTGCTGGATATGCTCGATGAGCAGATCTTCCCTTCCTGGCTCAACATCAGTGAGCGCCCGCACCTGTTGCGGGGCCTGGCAAGTACACCGTTTGACAGCGAAGGTCTGGCAACCCATGACAGAGAAATCATTCAGGATGGGGTGCTGCAAACTTATCTGATGACCAGCTATGCCGCCCGTAAACTGGGACGCCAGCCAACCGGTCACGCTGGTGGCATTCACAACTGGCAGGTGTCCAGTACAGGTGAAGATTTTCAGGCCATGCTGCGCAAACTGGATACCGGGTTCCTGGTGACCGAGCTGATGGGGCAGGGGGTTAATATCGTCACTGGCGATTATTCGCGCGGTGCCGCGGGTTTCTGGGTCGAAAATGGCGTGATCCAATACCCGGTCAGTGAAGTCACCATTGCCGGAAATCTGAAAGATATGATGGCTAACATAGTGGCTGTCGGCACAGATACCGAAACCCGCAGTCAGATTCAGACCGGCTCTATTTTGCTGGAATCAATGAAAATTGCCGGTGAGTAA
- the mgtE gene encoding magnesium transporter: MADVFEQDQTHQTLQQVNQALDRGMFVHVRRMLQDMEPEDIAHLLEACPPKERQVLWQLTDPEEQGEILDELSEDVKDGIVAMMAPEKLAAVTEGMESDDVAYVLRSLPDSRFREVLAQMDAADRHRVELALAYPEESAGGIMSTDFVTIRGDVTADVVLRYLRMRGELPEATDTLYVVDEHNVLIGHLSLATLITTQPDVQIHEVMDDPDEAINVEMDDSEVANLFERRNWLSAPVVDANNQLVGRITIDDVVDIIREDAEHSMMSMAGMDDDEDTFAPVMKSARRRSIWLGVNVLAALAAASVSNMFEDTLDKMAAIAVLMTIVPSMGGVAGNQTVALVIRGLAVGHIGDSNTRWLLSKEARVGLINGLLWAGIIGGVVVLWKGNLMLGAIIAGAMLTNLLIAGIAGVGVPIILKKLNVDPALAGGMALTTITDIIGLSVFLGLATVFLT, from the coding sequence ATGGCGGACGTTTTCGAGCAAGATCAAACCCACCAGACACTACAGCAGGTTAACCAGGCCCTGGACCGAGGGATGTTCGTTCACGTCCGGCGAATGTTGCAGGATATGGAGCCGGAGGATATCGCCCACCTGCTCGAAGCCTGTCCGCCCAAAGAACGTCAGGTGCTGTGGCAGTTGACCGATCCTGAAGAGCAGGGTGAGATCCTCGACGAACTGTCTGAAGACGTCAAAGACGGTATCGTAGCCATGATGGCGCCGGAAAAACTGGCAGCTGTCACTGAAGGTATGGAAAGCGACGATGTCGCTTACGTACTTCGTAGCCTGCCTGACAGCCGTTTCCGTGAAGTACTGGCACAGATGGATGCTGCGGACCGGCATCGCGTCGAGCTGGCGCTGGCTTATCCGGAGGAAAGCGCCGGCGGTATCATGAGTACCGACTTCGTCACCATCCGTGGCGATGTCACCGCCGATGTGGTCCTGCGTTATCTGCGTATGCGGGGCGAACTGCCGGAAGCCACCGATACCCTCTATGTGGTGGATGAACACAATGTGCTGATCGGCCATCTCTCACTGGCCACCCTGATCACCACGCAACCTGACGTCCAGATCCATGAGGTGATGGACGATCCGGATGAAGCCATCAATGTCGAGATGGATGACAGCGAAGTGGCCAACCTGTTTGAGCGCCGCAACTGGCTCTCTGCGCCTGTGGTCGACGCCAATAACCAGCTGGTCGGTCGGATCACCATTGATGATGTGGTCGACATCATCCGGGAAGACGCCGAACACTCCATGATGAGTATGGCGGGGATGGACGACGATGAAGATACCTTTGCGCCGGTCATGAAATCCGCCCGCCGCCGCAGCATCTGGCTGGGCGTCAATGTCCTGGCGGCACTTGCCGCCGCCTCTGTCTCCAACATGTTTGAAGACACCCTGGATAAAATGGCCGCCATCGCCGTGCTCATGACAATCGTCCCTTCGATGGGTGGCGTCGCTGGCAACCAGACTGTCGCCCTGGTGATCCGCGGTCTGGCCGTCGGCCATATCGGCGATTCCAACACCCGCTGGCTGCTCAGTAAAGAAGCCAGGGTTGGTCTAATCAATGGTCTCTTGTGGGCCGGGATCATTGGCGGCGTGGTGGTTCTGTGGAAAGGTAACCTGATGCTCGGCGCCATTATCGCCGGTGCAATGCTGACCAATTTGCTGATCGCCGGTATCGCGGGGGTCGGCGTACCGATTATTCTCAAAAAACTCAATGTCGACCCGGCACTCGCGGGTGGTATGGCATTAACCACCATTACCGATATTATCGGCCTGTCGGTGTTTCTCGGCCTGGCAACTGTGTTTCTCACCTGA
- a CDS encoding carbon-nitrogen hydrolase family protein, which translates to MARVGVVQMNSGPDPELNLQQLKKKLKGLQLQGAKLVVTPENCLIFGTRADYEQHAEPLGEGTLQRQLAALSRQLGIWLLIGSMPIRREDGNMSTTALLFDDQGQLQAHYDKLHMFDVEVADRHHSYRESDTFRPGEAVKVVETPFGNIGLSICYDVRFPQLYSALRAQGADIIVVPAAFTKVTGKAHWDILLRARAIETQCWIVAAAQWGEHNQGRETWGHSMIIDPWGQVVACQEQGTGVITAEIDLGLSAQIRMNMPLLQHSRFQVQQCNTEE; encoded by the coding sequence ATGGCTAGAGTCGGTGTCGTACAGATGAATTCCGGACCAGATCCTGAACTGAATCTGCAACAGCTGAAAAAGAAGTTGAAGGGGTTGCAATTGCAAGGGGCGAAACTGGTCGTCACGCCGGAAAATTGTTTGATCTTCGGTACCCGGGCTGATTATGAGCAACATGCCGAACCTCTGGGAGAGGGAACACTGCAACGCCAACTCGCTGCACTGTCCCGTCAGCTGGGGATCTGGTTACTGATCGGATCGATGCCTATCCGGCGTGAAGACGGCAATATGTCGACCACGGCCCTGTTGTTCGATGATCAGGGCCAGCTGCAAGCCCATTACGATAAATTGCATATGTTCGATGTCGAGGTTGCCGATCGCCACCACAGCTATCGCGAGTCAGACACCTTCCGGCCGGGAGAGGCGGTCAAGGTGGTGGAAACACCTTTCGGCAACATTGGACTGTCGATCTGTTATGATGTCCGCTTCCCGCAGTTGTACAGCGCATTGCGGGCGCAGGGCGCCGATATCATTGTGGTACCGGCCGCGTTTACCAAAGTGACCGGTAAAGCGCACTGGGATATCCTGCTGCGTGCACGCGCCATTGAAACTCAGTGCTGGATTGTCGCAGCCGCGCAGTGGGGCGAGCATAACCAGGGGCGGGAAACCTGGGGCCACTCAATGATTATCGATCCCTGGGGGCAAGTCGTCGCCTGCCAGGAGCAGGGTACAGGTGTGATCACCGCAGAGATTGATCTGGGTCTGAGCGCACAGATACGAATGAATATGCCATTGCTGCAACATAGCCGTTTTCAGGTGCAGCAGTGCAACACAGAAGAGTAA
- a CDS encoding YhdP family protein → MLSVLINLTRVLKWTLLTLLVIGAVFITSLRLLLPQLNDYRASITQWLSAQANMQISVELVEGRWHNLGPVMALHGVSIGQSSKDMVQVGEVDFDVDLWRSVLNLKPVFRDIRLTGLTLDLTQFPASGRPDETDKPLDVNRLEQLLFVQLGTFSLHDATLVVSSPAGHRQPVAVEELKWDRQGDMHLAEGIVSIPGTHLNQLNVIANLSATQGLPHLSGTIYARAKNLSMTPWLNQSVLGGDKITGSQLNAEAWLTLDNGQLSHSKVRFLDSYVRWQENGRKHELALLRGMLSLSPERQGASSGWRLDSHKLVLATDQQAWPRLDFSANWLAPQQNAQVVSEPAPLKDTLSSGHWQLAVGRVDLARLAPLASLLPEDNAGRKALETLQPAGLVRDLRFAGQGLALPRFSLELDGVSNQQWMYLPAFASLDARIAGDGQQGEITLNVGEQTLDYDKVFQAPMDIEQADVRGYWQIDEQGWRLWSDALSVSTPHLSANGQFRLDFPKAAPSWLSFYGETQVKDAGAAWRYLPRPALGQALTDYLSAAIRGGQSDHAQLLWFGDLPAFPYASHDGNFEISVPLKHGRFSFDTAWPELTDIDLNLGFRNDRMLINASHAKTKDAVADRVVGDAWLHPDGHLKLAIDVSAEGEQVRDYMMATPLVDSVGAALSAVNVDGPVAAMLQLDIPFSGAEVKARGEARLDSNRVTIESLSLPLTQVKGTIHFDNDQITADEVTGYWLGQPLTVSFEGENAQAGYQVNVDLAGFWQLSSLQQRLQDPMLARLHGSTKWHGNVGVVLHDTGLKYQVFLQAPLAGIRSELPYPLAFTPKSRTSAVLTASGNATRFETSLTVPDAQYRAEIALQSQPQIVRSELTVGLAERRKLPAKGHGIRIQANSIDADAWDSLAQEIIEKQQNKPAAQAGIELPLPTRVNASIEQLKLAGLNWHNLDLAVRKQPSQWHAVLGSREVSGELFWPDYKPLTVNLEQLHLNLPEDKKPLEPLSAAHKYVPQRAIPPVTDFDRTMMAYLPQMNVKVKDLWLQGYRLGALSGRLRRDAQTLILEELQLDSGTTSLSLDGHWTMSQYQNETQVAFDIAGEDSSELMGRLGISGGIQDASFTSYASIQWQGAPWSMHRETLTGEIKTETGKGVIRDVGGAGRILGLFSLDSIMRKMQLDFTGVFDDGLAFDYIKGSGRIENGRFETDDVEMKALAGDMYIQGSANLVNETVNARVKFIPDLTSGIPVLTAFAVAPQTAIVVFAISTALSPVVDVFTQINYVVSGPIESPTVTEQSRFTGEFKVPAALKQQVEQ, encoded by the coding sequence GTGTTATCTGTGCTGATAAATCTGACCCGCGTCCTGAAATGGACCTTGCTCACTCTGCTGGTCATCGGCGCAGTGTTCATCACCTCGTTGCGTTTACTGCTGCCGCAACTGAACGATTACCGCGCTTCGATTACGCAATGGCTCTCGGCGCAAGCCAATATGCAGATCAGCGTCGAGCTGGTTGAGGGACGCTGGCATAATCTTGGGCCGGTGATGGCGCTGCACGGCGTCAGTATTGGCCAGAGCAGTAAGGATATGGTGCAGGTTGGCGAGGTCGACTTTGATGTCGATTTGTGGCGGTCTGTGCTGAACCTGAAGCCGGTTTTTCGTGATATCAGGCTGACCGGACTTACGCTGGATCTCACCCAGTTTCCGGCCAGTGGCCGTCCCGATGAGACGGATAAACCCTTAGATGTCAACCGTCTGGAACAGCTGTTGTTTGTGCAGTTGGGGACATTCTCCCTGCATGATGCGACCCTGGTGGTCAGTTCGCCTGCCGGTCACCGTCAGCCGGTAGCCGTGGAAGAGCTGAAATGGGATCGTCAGGGCGATATGCACCTGGCAGAAGGCATTGTCAGCATTCCCGGCACTCACCTCAATCAGCTCAATGTGATCGCTAACCTGTCCGCCACACAAGGATTGCCGCATTTATCCGGTACGATTTATGCGCGGGCGAAGAACCTGTCGATGACACCCTGGCTCAATCAGTCGGTACTGGGCGGGGATAAAATCACCGGCAGCCAGCTGAATGCGGAAGCCTGGCTGACACTCGACAATGGTCAGCTCAGTCACAGTAAAGTCCGCTTTCTGGACTCCTATGTGCGCTGGCAGGAAAACGGCCGTAAACACGAACTGGCATTACTGCGTGGGATGCTGTCTCTGAGCCCTGAACGGCAAGGGGCCAGCAGCGGATGGCGACTGGACAGTCATAAGCTGGTCCTGGCAACCGATCAGCAAGCCTGGCCGCGCCTTGACTTTTCCGCGAACTGGCTGGCACCGCAGCAAAATGCCCAGGTGGTGTCTGAGCCGGCACCCCTGAAAGACACTTTATCCAGCGGGCACTGGCAGCTGGCTGTCGGTCGTGTCGATCTGGCCAGACTGGCGCCGTTAGCCAGTTTGCTGCCTGAAGACAACGCTGGACGGAAAGCGCTTGAGACACTTCAGCCTGCCGGTTTGGTACGTGATCTTCGGTTCGCCGGACAGGGACTGGCGCTTCCGCGTTTTTCGTTGGAACTGGATGGCGTGTCGAATCAACAGTGGATGTACCTGCCTGCATTTGCATCTCTGGACGCCAGGATTGCCGGAGACGGGCAGCAGGGCGAGATCACGCTTAATGTCGGTGAGCAAACTCTGGACTACGACAAGGTTTTCCAGGCACCGATGGACATTGAGCAGGCCGATGTCCGGGGATACTGGCAAATAGACGAACAGGGATGGCGTCTGTGGAGCGATGCGCTGTCGGTCAGCACACCGCATCTGAGCGCCAATGGCCAGTTCCGGCTTGATTTCCCGAAAGCGGCCCCTTCCTGGCTATCTTTTTACGGTGAAACCCAAGTCAAAGATGCCGGCGCAGCCTGGCGCTATTTGCCTCGCCCGGCCCTGGGACAGGCGCTGACAGATTATTTGTCCGCCGCCATTCGCGGCGGGCAGTCTGATCATGCTCAGCTCTTGTGGTTTGGTGATCTGCCTGCTTTTCCTTATGCCAGTCATGACGGTAATTTTGAAATCAGTGTGCCGCTGAAGCATGGGCGTTTCAGTTTCGATACCGCCTGGCCTGAGCTGACCGACATTGATTTGAACCTGGGTTTTCGCAATGACCGTATGCTGATCAATGCCAGCCATGCCAAAACAAAAGACGCTGTTGCGGATCGGGTCGTCGGCGATGCCTGGCTGCACCCGGATGGTCACCTGAAACTGGCCATTGATGTCAGTGCAGAAGGTGAGCAGGTTCGCGACTATATGATGGCAACGCCACTGGTGGACTCGGTCGGCGCGGCACTGTCGGCAGTGAATGTTGATGGGCCTGTGGCCGCGATGCTGCAGTTGGATATTCCTTTTAGCGGCGCTGAGGTGAAAGCCCGGGGGGAGGCCCGCCTTGACAGTAACCGGGTGACCATCGAAAGCCTGTCGCTGCCCCTGACGCAGGTCAAAGGCACCATCCATTTCGATAATGATCAGATCACAGCAGATGAAGTGACCGGTTACTGGCTCGGCCAGCCGCTGACGGTCAGTTTTGAGGGGGAAAACGCGCAAGCGGGTTATCAGGTCAATGTGGATCTGGCCGGATTCTGGCAGCTCTCATCACTGCAGCAGCGTTTGCAGGATCCGATGCTGGCCAGACTGCACGGCAGTACCAAGTGGCATGGCAATGTCGGGGTGGTGCTGCATGACACTGGCCTGAAGTATCAGGTCTTTCTCCAGGCGCCGCTGGCGGGTATTCGCAGTGAGCTGCCTTATCCGCTGGCATTCACTCCGAAATCGCGCACCAGTGCTGTGCTGACCGCAAGCGGTAATGCCACTCGCTTTGAAACCAGCCTCACCGTGCCCGATGCCCAGTACCGGGCGGAGATCGCTTTGCAGTCACAACCGCAGATTGTGCGCAGTGAGCTGACTGTCGGCCTGGCCGAGCGGCGTAAACTGCCGGCAAAAGGCCACGGGATTCGCATTCAGGCCAACAGCATTGATGCCGATGCCTGGGACAGCCTGGCACAAGAGATCATTGAGAAGCAGCAGAATAAACCGGCAGCACAAGCGGGGATCGAACTGCCGTTGCCCACGCGGGTGAATGCCAGTATTGAGCAGCTGAAGCTGGCCGGACTCAACTGGCACAATCTGGACTTGGCGGTGCGTAAGCAGCCATCTCAGTGGCACGCGGTGCTCGGCAGCCGCGAAGTCAGCGGGGAGCTGTTCTGGCCCGATTATAAACCGCTGACGGTGAATCTGGAGCAGCTTCATCTCAATTTACCCGAAGATAAGAAGCCGCTGGAACCTCTGTCAGCGGCGCACAAGTATGTTCCTCAGCGGGCAATTCCGCCGGTGACGGATTTTGATCGTACTATGATGGCCTACCTGCCGCAGATGAATGTCAAGGTGAAAGACTTGTGGCTGCAGGGATACCGGTTGGGCGCACTCAGCGGCCGTTTGCGACGCGATGCCCAGACGCTGATTCTGGAAGAGCTACAACTGGATTCCGGAACGACATCACTGAGCCTGGATGGTCACTGGACGATGAGTCAGTATCAGAATGAAACGCAGGTCGCCTTTGATATCGCCGGTGAGGACAGCTCGGAGCTGATGGGGCGGCTGGGGATCTCAGGCGGGATCCAGGATGCCAGCTTTACCAGCTATGCCTCGATTCAGTGGCAGGGGGCGCCATGGTCGATGCACCGTGAAACCCTGACTGGTGAAATCAAGACCGAAACCGGCAAAGGAGTGATCCGGGATGTGGGCGGTGCCGGCCGGATCCTCGGGTTGTTCAGTCTGGATTCTATCATGCGAAAAATGCAGCTCGACTTTACCGGGGTATTCGATGACGGCCTGGCTTTTGACTATATCAAAGGGTCAGGGCGGATTGAAAATGGCCGTTTTGAAACGGACGATGTGGAAATGAAAGCACTGGCAGGGGATATGTACATTCAGGGAAGTGCTAATCTGGTTAATGAGACCGTGAATGCCAGAGTGAAGTTTATCCCTGATCTGACATCCGGGATCCCGGTCCTGACAGCGTTTGCTGTCGCCCCTCAGACGGCCATCGTAGTGTTTGCGATTTCGACCGCCCTGTCGCCTGTGGTGGATGTGTTTACCCAGATCAACTATGTCGTCAGCGGCCCGATAGAGTCACCCACAGTCACAGAGCAATCGCGCTTTACAGGGGAGTTTAAGGTCCCTGCCGCACTGAAGCAGCAGGTTGAGCAATAA
- a CDS encoding HPr family phosphocarrier protein, with product MNTVSRELFIKNRLGLHARAAIKLVELAQSFDAIITVTNEDKSATADSVMGLLMLESAQGQKIIVSAEGGDASVALDAVASLIENGFDEDS from the coding sequence ATGAATACTGTCAGTCGGGAATTATTCATTAAGAACCGCCTTGGCCTGCATGCCAGGGCGGCGATCAAACTGGTCGAACTGGCACAGAGTTTTGATGCCATTATCACTGTCACCAACGAAGACAAATCTGCCACTGCCGACAGTGTCATGGGCTTGCTCATGCTGGAATCAGCACAGGGCCAGAAGATCATCGTCAGTGCTGAAGGGGGAGACGCCAGCGTCGCGCTGGACGCGGTGGCCTCACTGATCGAAAACGGTTTTGATGAAGACAGCTGA
- the yjgA gene encoding ribosome biogenesis factor YjgA, which translates to MSRKNKKAPWEEEEEIIWVSKSEMKRDMEALQKLGEELVKLKPGALAKIPLSDELRMAIKDAQRFKQEAYRRQLQFIGKQMRSVDIEPIQAALDKLNNKHAQVTAQLHKLESLRDRMIDDGDTVINEVMEAHPDADRQQLRQLVRMAVKEKAANKPAKAYREIFQVLKALYIQD; encoded by the coding sequence ATGAGCCGTAAAAATAAAAAAGCCCCATGGGAAGAGGAAGAAGAAATCATCTGGGTCAGTAAATCCGAGATGAAACGTGACATGGAAGCCCTGCAAAAGCTGGGCGAAGAGCTGGTCAAGCTCAAGCCCGGTGCATTAGCGAAAATTCCGCTGAGCGATGAGCTGCGCATGGCAATCAAAGATGCCCAGCGCTTTAAGCAGGAAGCCTACCGCCGTCAGTTGCAGTTTATCGGCAAACAGATGCGGAGCGTCGATATCGAGCCGATTCAGGCCGCACTGGACAAACTGAATAACAAGCATGCTCAGGTCACAGCACAGCTGCACAAGCTGGAATCTTTGCGTGATCGCATGATTGATGACGGTGATACCGTGATTAATGAAGTGATGGAAGCCCATCCGGATGCTGACCGCCAGCAACTGCGTCAACTGGTTCGCATGGCCGTGAAAGAAAAAGCCGCCAACAAACCTGCGAAAGCCTACCGCGAAATTTTTCAGGTTTTAAAGGCGCTGTATATCCAGGACTAA
- the tldD gene encoding metalloprotease TldD, whose amino-acid sequence MMLETVEQTMLAQSGLECDDLSQILGLMAARDVDYGDIYFQSSWHESLVLEDSIIKDGSFNIDRGVGVRAVSGEKTGFAYSDQISKLALTQSAKAARGIARSGGSGKVQAFASSQVKPVYAGVNPLESLERQDKIALLQQVDAYIRAKEPLVKEVSVSINGVYEQVLVAAIDGTYAADIRPLVRFSVSVLIEKNGKRESGSAGGGGRFGYQYFMTENDGKSVALQYADEALRQALVNIDADPAPAGTMPVVLGAGWPGVLLHEAVGHGLEGDFNRKGSSMFSGQMGQQVTSSLCTIVDDGTLADRRGSLSIDDEGTQGQYNVLVEGGKLKGYMQDKLNARLMGVAPTGNGRRESYAHLPMPRMTNTYMLPGEHTPEEIIASVENGIYAPNFGGGQVDITSGKFVFSASEAYLIEKGKITRPIKGATLIGSGIEAMQRVSMVGNDLELDRGVGVCGKAGQSVPVGVGQPTLKLSSMTVGGTQ is encoded by the coding sequence ATGATGCTGGAAACCGTAGAACAGACCATGCTGGCCCAATCCGGGCTTGAGTGTGATGACCTCAGCCAGATTCTGGGGCTGATGGCCGCCCGGGATGTAGATTATGGTGATATTTATTTTCAGTCCAGCTGGCACGAATCGCTGGTGCTGGAAGACAGTATTATCAAAGACGGCTCCTTTAATATTGATCGCGGTGTGGGTGTTCGTGCGGTCTCCGGTGAAAAAACCGGTTTTGCTTACTCAGATCAGATCAGCAAACTGGCTCTGACGCAGAGTGCAAAAGCGGCACGGGGTATAGCCCGCAGCGGCGGCTCCGGCAAGGTGCAAGCCTTTGCTTCATCGCAGGTCAAGCCTGTCTATGCCGGTGTCAATCCGCTGGAAAGCCTGGAACGTCAGGACAAAATTGCCTTGCTGCAGCAAGTGGATGCTTATATCCGTGCCAAAGAACCCCTGGTGAAAGAAGTTTCCGTGAGTATTAACGGTGTTTATGAGCAGGTGCTTGTCGCCGCGATAGACGGCACTTATGCGGCGGATATTCGCCCACTGGTGCGCTTTTCTGTCAGCGTGCTGATTGAGAAGAACGGCAAACGCGAAAGCGGCAGTGCGGGCGGCGGTGGCCGCTTCGGTTATCAGTATTTTATGACTGAAAATGACGGCAAATCGGTCGCTTTGCAATATGCCGATGAAGCCCTGCGCCAGGCGCTGGTCAACATAGATGCCGATCCGGCACCTGCCGGGACGATGCCAGTGGTACTGGGTGCGGGCTGGCCGGGGGTATTATTGCATGAAGCTGTTGGTCACGGCCTGGAGGGGGATTTCAACCGCAAGGGCTCTTCGATGTTCTCGGGCCAGATGGGGCAGCAGGTGACCTCAAGCCTGTGTACCATAGTGGATGACGGCACGCTGGCAGATCGACGTGGTTCACTGAGCATTGATGATGAGGGCACCCAGGGCCAGTACAATGTGCTGGTGGAAGGGGGCAAGCTCAAAGGCTATATGCAAGATAAGCTCAACGCCCGCCTGATGGGCGTGGCCCCAACCGGGAATGGCCGTCGTGAGTCTTATGCACACCTGCCGATGCCGCGCATGACCAATACCTACATGCTGCCGGGCGAGCATACGCCGGAAGAGATCATCGCCAGTGTCGAGAATGGCATTTACGCCCCGAATTTTGGCGGTGGTCAGGTCGACATTACGTCCGGTAAATTTGTGTTCTCAGCGTCGGAAGCTTATCTGATTGAAAAGGGTAAAATTACCCGTCCGATTAAAGGGGCGACCTTAATTGGCAGCGGCATCGAAGCGATGCAGAGAGTCTCGATGGTGGGGAACGATCTGGAACTTGATCGGGGTGTCGGCGTCTGCGGTAAAGCAGGACAGAGTGTGCCAGTCGGAGTCGGACAACCGACCCTGAAACTATCCTCAATGACCGTGGGCGGCACCCAGTAA
- the rapZ gene encoding RNase adapter RapZ yields MKLMIVSGRSGSGKSVALRVLEDLGYYCVDNLPVHLLSDLIKTLDPHTQNVAVSIDVRNMPADHDLTRSALEAVRQQADVNLLFLDADDNTLVKRYSETRRLHPLSRQNMSLEEAIQAESAWLADLKEAADLVLDTTQLSIHDLSETVRARVLGRQARELVMVFESFGFKHGLPTDADYVFDVRFLPNPHWVPELKPQTGLDSEVQDYLASHYEVSQLIYQIRHFLESWLPLLEKNNRSYVTVAIGCTGGQHRSVYVAQQLADYFRQRGQQVQVRHRTLEKQSHLKH; encoded by the coding sequence ATGAAATTGATGATAGTCAGCGGCCGCTCAGGCTCAGGTAAATCAGTGGCCCTCAGGGTACTGGAAGATCTCGGCTATTACTGTGTCGATAATCTGCCGGTACATTTGCTTTCGGATCTGATCAAAACCCTGGATCCTCACACCCAGAATGTTGCTGTCAGCATTGATGTCCGCAATATGCCGGCCGATCATGATCTGACCCGCTCAGCGCTGGAAGCCGTTCGCCAACAGGCAGACGTCAACCTGCTGTTTCTCGATGCCGATGACAATACCCTGGTCAAACGTTACAGTGAAACCCGGCGGCTGCACCCGCTCTCGAGACAAAATATGAGTCTGGAAGAAGCGATTCAGGCGGAAAGCGCCTGGCTGGCAGATCTGAAAGAAGCCGCCGATCTGGTGCTGGATACCACGCAACTGTCGATTCATGATCTGAGTGAAACCGTGCGCGCTCGCGTGCTGGGACGCCAGGCCCGTGAACTGGTGATGGTCTTTGAATCCTTTGGATTCAAACATGGCTTACCCACAGATGCGGATTACGTGTTTGATGTCCGTTTCTTACCCAACCCCCACTGGGTCCCTGAACTCAAGCCGCAAACCGGCCTCGACAGCGAAGTACAGGACTATCTGGCCAGTCACTATGAAGTCAGCCAGCTGATTTATCAGATCCGGCACTTTCTGGAAAGCTGGCTGCCTTTGCTTGAGAAAAACAACCGCAGTTACGTCACGGTTGCCATCGGCTGTACCGGCGGCCAGCACCGCTCTGTATATGTTGCCCAGCAACTGGCCGACTATTTCCGCCAGCGGGGACAACAGGTTCAGGTGCGTCATCGTACCCTGGAAAAACAAAGTCACCTGAAGCATTGA